A window of the Uranotaenia lowii strain MFRU-FL unplaced genomic scaffold, ASM2978415v1 HiC_scaffold_629, whole genome shotgun sequence genome harbors these coding sequences:
- the LOC129760495 gene encoding 60S ribosomal protein L23 — MSKRGRGGSAGGKFRISLGLPVGAVINCADNTGAKNLYVIAVHGIRGRLNRLPAAGVGDMFVATVKKGKPELRKKVMPAVVIRQRKPFRRRDGVFLYFEDNAGVIVNNKGEMKGSAITGPVAKECADLWPRIASNAGSIA, encoded by the exons ATGTCTAAAAGAG gaCGAGGAGGATCCGCGGGAGGAAAATTCCGCATCTCACTGGGTCTGCCAGTTGGCGCCGTCATCAACTGCGCTGATAACACAG GTGCCAAGAACCTATACGTTATCGCCGTCCATGGAATCCGTGGTCGTTTGAACCGACTTCCTGCCGCAGGAGTCGGTGATATGTTTGTGGCCACCGTCAAGAAGGGTAAACCGGAGCTgcgtaaaaaagttatgccagCGGTGGTTATCCGGCAGAGGAAACCGTTCCGCAGGCGAGACGGGGTGTTCCTCTACTTCGAGGACAATGCGGGGGTGATAGTGAACAACAAAGGTGAAATGAAGGGATCTGCTATTACCGGCCCTGTCGCGAAGGAATGTGCGGATCTGTGGCCTCGTATCGCTTCCAACGCCGGCTCGATAGCGTAA
- the LOC129760493 gene encoding zinc finger protein 182-like isoform X2: MNRKLSKNICESCQQMVEEFYDYRTSSRSILKEEHYSRQADSSKSPCNTDNNYSASEVPVLENAVIETKNNLLSNAIPSNLEVSSDSDIPEPDEPIELEPAETRKRPRRPTNFRTEAEKAMTPDEFKKHISNMFRERYKQICDICGRALDPPHVEGHMNRHNGVTPYTCDSCGTQFYSKANLRSHVKRNHSSEDPIPCEHCEKVLVSRIAYKNHLWAVHAERKFECKVCKLKVLTKHTLNIHMDIHNQKRDFVCNYCGKRFLRRFVLRIHLRTHTGETPYQCSVCGEAFIHRRIYVMHMKKAHPGEPIMRIDGTKAFREAIRRQDVGKFKCT, translated from the exons GTATACTGAAAGAGGAACATTACTCAAGACAAGCCGACAGTTCGAAAAGTCCTTGCAATACTGATAATAATTACAGTGCGTCAGAGGTACCTGTTTTGGAAAATGCTGTTATTGAAACAAAGAATAATTTGTTGTCGAATGCAATTCCGTCTAATTTGGAAGTGTCTTCGGATTCGGACATACCTGAACCTGATGAACCTATAGAACTTGAACCAGCTGAAACCCGGAAAAGACCAAGAAGGCCCACAAATTTTAGAACTGAGGCAGAAAAGGCTATGACCCCGGATGAATTCAAAAAACACATTTCCAATATGTTCCGGGAACGATACAAACAAATCTGCGACATTTGCGGCAGGGCGTTGGATCCGCCGCACGTCGAGGGTCACATGAATCGTCACAACGGAGTTACGCCCTACACATGCGATAGCTGCGGAACCCAGTTCTACAGTAAGGCCAACTTGCGGAGCCATGTCAAGCGGAACCATTCGAGCGAGGATCCGATTCCGTGCGAGCATTGCGAAAAAGTGCTTGTCAGCCGAATAGCTTACAAAAATCATCTTTGGGCCGTTCATGCCGAACGGAAGTTTGAGTGTAAAGTTTGCAAATTGAAAGTTCTCACCAA gcACACCCTGAATATACACATGGACATCCACAATCAGAAGCGGGACTTTGTGTGCAACTACTGTGGGAAAAGATTCTTACGGCGCTTCGTTCTGAGAATCCATCTGCGAACACACACCGGCGAAACTCCCTACCAATGCAGCGTTTGCGGGGAGGCATTCATTCACCGGCGTATCTACGTGATGCACATGAAGAAGGCTCATCCGGGCGAACCGATCATGCGCATCGATGGTACCAAAGCATTCCGGGAGGCCATCCGGCGCCAAGATGTGGGTAAATTCAAGTGTACCTGA